One genomic segment of Mastomys coucha isolate ucsf_1 unplaced genomic scaffold, UCSF_Mcou_1 pScaffold22, whole genome shotgun sequence includes these proteins:
- the LOC116104746 gene encoding beta-defensin 2-like: protein MGCCNFVGDLRRIGFTANFEHCHNNGGYCVRPTCPPSARLEGSCFPESSPCCKYMK, encoded by the exons ATGGGATGCTGCAATT TTGTTGGAGATCTAAGACGTATTGGATTCACAGCAAATTTTGAACACTGCCACAACAATGGGGGGTACTGTGTCAGACCCACTTGTCCTCCTTCTGCCAGACTTGAGGGGAGCTGTTTCCCAGAGTCGTCCCCCTGTTGCAAGTACATGAAATGA